Proteins encoded together in one uncultured Desulfosarcina sp. window:
- a CDS encoding IS481 family transposase gives MLNGTKTVIKHKIGLLNLAEELGNVSKACRIMGLSRDTFYRYQNAVEQGGVDALVDQNRRKPNIKNRTDEITEAAVVAYAVEQPAFGQVRASNELRKRGVFISPSGVRCVWLRHQLARFKDRLKALEDKMAKENLILTESQVQALERKKQDDIAAGEIETAHPGYLGSQDTFYVGTLKGVGRIYQQTFIDTYAKVGFAKLYTTKTPITAADLLNDKVLPFYEKHELPLLRVLTDRGTEYCGKAETHDYQLYLAINDIEHTKTKARSPQTNGICERFHKTMLQEFYQVTFRKKIYRDIETLQFDLDLWLEQYNHERTHQGKMCCGRTPMETLEDGKRLWEEKKIA, from the coding sequence ATGCTGAATGGTACCAAAACCGTCATCAAACACAAGATCGGATTGTTGAACCTGGCCGAGGAACTGGGCAACGTATCCAAAGCCTGCCGGATCATGGGGCTTTCCCGTGACACCTTTTACCGCTATCAAAATGCCGTTGAACAAGGCGGCGTCGATGCCCTCGTCGATCAAAACCGCCGCAAACCCAATATTAAAAACCGCACAGACGAAATAACCGAGGCTGCTGTCGTAGCCTATGCCGTTGAACAACCGGCCTTTGGCCAAGTGCGTGCCAGCAACGAATTGCGTAAGCGGGGCGTGTTCATTTCCCCCAGTGGTGTCCGGTGTGTATGGCTGCGTCACCAATTGGCTCGCTTTAAAGACCGGCTCAAGGCCCTTGAGGACAAAATGGCCAAGGAGAATCTGATTCTTACCGAAAGCCAGGTCCAGGCATTAGAACGGAAAAAGCAAGACGACATCGCTGCTGGGGAGATCGAGACGGCTCATCCAGGTTATCTGGGATCACAGGATACCTTTTATGTCGGAACCCTTAAGGGCGTGGGCAGGATCTATCAGCAAACCTTTATCGATACGTATGCCAAGGTCGGTTTTGCCAAACTCTATACCACCAAGACGCCGATCACTGCTGCCGATTTGCTCAATGATAAGGTGCTGCCCTTTTATGAAAAGCATGAGTTGCCGCTGCTTCGCGTCTTAACCGACAGGGGTACCGAGTATTGCGGCAAAGCTGAAACCCACGATTATCAATTGTATCTGGCTATTAACGACATCGAACACACCAAGACCAAGGCCAGATCGCCGCAAACCAACGGTATCTGCGAACGCTTCCACAAAACCATGCTACAGGAATTTTATCAGGTGACCTTCAGAAAGAAGATTTATCGGGATATCGAAACGCTTCAGTTTGATCTTGACCTGTGGCTTGAACAGTACAATCATGAGCGAACCCATCAGGGGAAAATGTGCTGCGGCAGAACCCCGATGGAAACCCTTGAAGATGGCAAACGACTCTGGGAAGAGAAAAAAATAGCCTGA
- a CDS encoding STAS/SEC14 domain-containing protein, with translation MPIQRHTDQARHLTTLTATGEISANEIMEVVRAFRDDLPALHILWDFREAYLTKSFESEFTKGIAKLAKTTVGLRRDGKTAYVASSDLVFGMCRMFTAQLGLEGALHSVMVFRELDEALKWLMDNEKSEDVMPRICQVL, from the coding sequence ATGCCAATACAACGACACACAGATCAAGCCAGGCACCTGACCACCCTGACGGCCACCGGTGAAATATCGGCAAATGAAATTATGGAGGTGGTGAGAGCTTTCAGAGACGATCTTCCTGCCTTACACATCCTGTGGGACTTTCGTGAAGCATACCTGACCAAGTCTTTTGAATCGGAATTTACAAAGGGAATTGCAAAGTTGGCCAAAACTACCGTTGGCCTGAGGCGTGACGGCAAGACAGCTTACGTGGCCTCTTCCGACCTGGTATTCGGTATGTGCAGAATGTTCACGGCACAGTTGGGTTTAGAAGGTGCGTTGCACTCCGTCATGGTTTTTCGTGAACTTGATGAAGCTTTGAAGTGGTTAATGGATAACGAGAAGAGCGAGGATGTCATGCCCCGAATTTGTCAGGTGTTATAG
- a CDS encoding SDR family oxidoreductase, whose product MNSNAKRTAFITGASSGIGKAFAEHFAHSGWDVVITARRQDRLDMLSEDLEKRYGTKVTVIAADLADPESPKTIYNEIQSKGIHIDGLVNNAGYGIPQYFVNTDWEKHRDFIQVLVTSVTYFCHLFLPRMIENRYGRIINVSSLNGLIPCSPGQSLYASAKSFVVSLSHTLQAEATDKGVHVCALCPGFTYSEFHDVTGTRELVDKIPKRQWLRAEDVAKLGFDAVMNGKPLCVTGRSSKINYALTKFLPRSMIIDIMKKRSKKFRKIET is encoded by the coding sequence ATGAACAGCAATGCAAAAAGAACTGCTTTTATTACAGGAGCCTCTTCAGGTATAGGAAAAGCATTTGCAGAGCACTTTGCCCATTCAGGATGGGATGTTGTTATTACGGCACGCAGGCAAGACCGCCTGGATATGCTATCAGAGGACTTAGAAAAACGCTACGGCACCAAAGTTACAGTTATTGCAGCCGACCTCGCAGACCCGGAATCACCCAAAACGATTTACAATGAGATCCAATCAAAAGGAATACATATAGATGGTCTGGTCAATAATGCTGGCTACGGAATACCGCAATATTTCGTGAATACGGATTGGGAAAAACACAGAGATTTCATTCAAGTTCTCGTCACCTCGGTTACTTATTTTTGTCATTTATTTTTGCCTCGGATGATCGAAAATCGATATGGCCGTATCATCAACGTTTCTTCTTTGAATGGCTTAATTCCATGCTCACCGGGACAGTCCCTCTATGCGAGTGCAAAATCATTCGTAGTCAGCCTTTCGCATACTTTGCAGGCAGAAGCAACCGATAAAGGGGTCCATGTTTGTGCTTTGTGTCCGGGCTTTACCTATTCGGAATTTCATGATGTCACTGGAACTCGCGAATTGGTAGATAAAATTCCAAAACGACAATGGTTGAGAGCAGAAGACGTAGCGAAATTGGGTTTTGATGCCGTCATGAATGGCAAACCTCTGTGCGTGACGGGCAGATCTTCGAAGATTAACTATGCACTTACGAAGTTTTTACCCCGATCGATGATAATCGATATCATGAAAAAAAGATCGAAGAAATTCCGTAAAATCGAAACGTAG
- a CDS encoding DUF169 domain-containing protein: MAYDPAPAARETATPINSELCLDDVALAKALLENADRNNGVLSNADIVFALRNLLKTTYYPVAIKYFYSEDEIEDFKNNNDYKTAMHAYTFCHFVAASRMRGDILLGTSHETGCSNAQYVMGWKELDDAEIKSHLKYTKSWDQAEKFVRTKKRLPEGLLAFATAPLHKAPFKPDVVHGVCDVLQAYHLGNDWCAAFDEHPFEMIMTMNSSICHGCVQCHVTARPNITPMCSSSKTAGKTEQSEINWVWPGDHVEPTVHWMLERTVRDGGPSFPRTGETYPGFDICKLCNFIVFRPHKHK, translated from the coding sequence GCAACTCCCATCAATAGCGAGTTGTGCCTGGATGATGTCGCTTTGGCCAAAGCGCTTCTGGAAAATGCAGACCGCAACAATGGTGTATTAAGCAATGCGGATATTGTATTTGCCTTGCGCAATCTTCTCAAAACGACCTATTATCCGGTGGCCATCAAATATTTCTATTCGGAAGACGAGATAGAAGACTTCAAGAACAACAATGATTACAAGACGGCCATGCATGCCTACACCTTCTGCCATTTCGTCGCCGCATCCCGAATGCGCGGAGATATTCTTCTGGGTACCAGCCACGAAACCGGATGCTCCAACGCCCAATACGTCATGGGCTGGAAGGAACTGGACGACGCCGAAATAAAGAGTCATTTGAAATATACGAAAAGCTGGGATCAGGCTGAAAAGTTCGTTCGCACCAAAAAGCGGCTTCCGGAAGGGCTGCTGGCCTTTGCCACCGCTCCGTTGCACAAGGCCCCCTTTAAACCGGATGTGGTTCATGGCGTCTGCGACGTTCTGCAGGCCTATCACCTCGGCAACGACTGGTGCGCGGCCTTTGACGAACATCCCTTTGAGATGATCATGACGATGAACTCCTCGATCTGCCACGGCTGCGTTCAATGCCACGTTACGGCCAGACCGAACATCACCCCCATGTGCAGCAGCAGTAAAACAGCCGGGAAAACCGAACAGAGCGAAATCAATTGGGTCTGGCCCGGCGATCATGTTGAACCAACGGTCCATTGGATGCTGGAGCGCACGGTTCGCGATGGCGGCCCGTCTTTCCCCCGAACGGGAGAAACCTACCCGGGCTTCGATATCTGTAAACTTTGCAATTTCATCGTTTTCAGGCCGCACAAGCACAAATAG
- a CDS encoding DUF3320 domain-containing protein: MVESSQLPRTVSIVSVEADHAPFVNFAMQQNAVPLVRMLSVTNSSDEPLTKVSIRVWSDPPVITEKILRLDAIAPRAKHIFSAPAIALQRDQLRKQSEREEGYLWIEVASEGCAPERKQFPISVLAYNEWYGVSLKSEIIAAHVLPNDPAVERILSEASKILLEKTQDGSLSGYQSGDPRRAYTQAAAIYFSAVRQKIGYINPPASFEETGQKIRTPEHILKRKLGSCLDTTALLAACFEQAGLRPVIVLVEGHAFPGVWLVDKSFDDTVTRHLSILLNRIGLNEFLVVESTGIANTPPFGFKMALEQAKNQLQSSTRFHFAVDVKSARKLGIRPLSLTGDVDVPVEEDISPDGDVPSPVEDLSAPKNVAEAGIVAPMRPPRDQENPADRIARWKTSLLDLSLRNRLLNFKDSKKSIPLLCPDIAGLEDALAANEAFRVRSKPKTWDTSDPRDAALHREQTGGDALADYLREEMSQKRLHANITDRELAARLTQVERAARLGLEESGANTLFLAVGFLVWTEDKKSAIERRAPILLIPMNIERQSVREGFRIQRIDEESRINITLLQKLEMDFGIVINSLDPLPEDESGLDVPKILRIIRQAVKREPRWKVEESASLTILTFSRFLMWLDLEANADELKKNAIVHHLVESANEPFDPGATFPKLETLDDKYQPSGTFCPLHADTSQLRAVYAAAEGRTFVLQGPPGTGKSQTITNLIAHCLTTGKRVLFVAQKRAALNVVYKRLSDIGLGPFCLELHSNKTTKESFRAQLREALNIAGGVSSERWEAQTSRLAEQRRALNEYVRELHEPRAFGKSAYWIISRLIGFSGEPKITLDLGEPSGRTHEEFERMRSVVHEMAEAARISGPPAGHPLAAVRLSAWNYGIEDEVNTAIKASEEAYRNLKLAASLTLLDLGLTVDNASISELRLASELTALLETSPNNITQEILSEPNWQGIKSELTELINLGRGCSERRSILLESNTEGILALNLPALIETLRSSKEAWFWKKWRMRSFVRKTVRPVRKDGKKPKDLPALEEELGQALTVVEESAQLGSKEEILSRCFGSSWQGVDSQWDALHQVVEWTDTFRTVIDHAPGSDLEAKLKTRGTWMRLATEGRTLFAADAPAAQQAKAFREALQVAENRQTILGSLLQLDTRAAWVEETDGGMFETTQTTIGNLAANLSRLREWTVYQGSRAEMAELRLVELADALDNGEIGVRQLGFVFEHSFADWWARNILKSIPSLTGFIGERHDMKIREFRDHEARIADLTRQETFARIANRMPRAAAGLRTPASSEAGMLQRFAQGGRKTIRRIFRDCPNALAKYKPCVLMSPLSVAQFIGADFPKFDIVVFDEASQMPTYDAIGAIARGNQLLVVGDSRQLPPTSFFERQKGDGEYNEDDLPEELESILEEAEAAGIKPLRLDWHYRSRHESLIAFSNRQYYENRLHTFPAALAEHPSFGVRWCEVPDGVYDYGKSRTNRKEAEAVVAEIVRRLRNPQEQNDSLGVVTFSQAQQGLIEDLLDAARGENPEIEPYFTTIPEPVFVKNLETVQGDERDVILFSICYGPDISGITRMNFGPLNNKGGEHRLNVAITRARKQLLVFSRLAPEQIDLSRTEAAGVHHLRAFLDYAKRGPVAFAEEVSPTTGEVESYFEQSVLDELTKKGWRVDAQVGCSGYRIDLAVRDPDAPGRYILGVECDGANYHSAKSARDRDRLRQAVLEGLGWRLHRIWSTDWWLKRDREIAKLEEALRAAKRKVDVADDVDLSPPSNVPPKHESTNSPAQHDMNLRYARDAASVEHKPVDPIPVVAELPGQSTYRCHKPLFTKTFSGELHDPNNARKVRDLVRSIIDTEAPLLFDVLCAEVASFWGLKRTGSRIRSVVKDAVKQNGLLVRRSGKHAFIWTKKLAEEPYNRYRIPGKNDSKVRTAEEICPEEIANAAIEILAMHISMSLDDLTKETANLFGIMRLGVNVRSYFEEGIELIKKSGKCRLEGENIVKL; this comes from the coding sequence ATGGTTGAATCATCTCAACTGCCAAGAACGGTATCCATTGTATCAGTTGAGGCGGATCACGCACCCTTCGTAAACTTCGCAATGCAGCAGAACGCAGTTCCGCTGGTTCGGATGCTCTCCGTAACGAATTCTTCCGACGAGCCGCTTACTAAGGTGTCTATCCGTGTGTGGAGTGATCCACCCGTCATCACAGAAAAAATATTGAGATTGGATGCAATTGCCCCCAGAGCCAAACACATATTTTCTGCTCCAGCGATAGCCCTTCAACGAGACCAACTCCGCAAACAGTCCGAACGTGAGGAAGGTTACCTGTGGATTGAGGTCGCCTCGGAAGGCTGTGCTCCTGAACGGAAGCAGTTTCCTATTTCTGTGCTTGCCTACAACGAGTGGTACGGTGTCTCCCTGAAGTCGGAGATCATTGCCGCCCACGTGCTTCCCAACGATCCGGCCGTGGAGCGCATTCTATCCGAAGCGTCGAAGATCTTGCTGGAAAAGACACAAGACGGTTCACTTTCGGGTTACCAGAGTGGTGACCCTCGTCGGGCATACACACAAGCCGCTGCAATCTACTTTTCAGCTGTTCGCCAGAAGATTGGTTATATCAATCCCCCAGCAAGCTTCGAGGAGACTGGCCAGAAAATCAGGACCCCAGAGCACATACTTAAACGAAAACTCGGTAGCTGCCTTGACACAACCGCGCTCCTCGCCGCGTGTTTTGAGCAGGCAGGGCTGAGACCGGTGATCGTTCTGGTGGAGGGACACGCATTCCCCGGGGTGTGGCTCGTGGACAAGTCTTTTGACGACACCGTGACTCGCCATTTATCAATCCTTCTTAATCGGATCGGTCTGAACGAATTCCTCGTTGTAGAATCAACGGGCATTGCCAATACGCCGCCATTTGGATTCAAGATGGCACTGGAACAAGCTAAAAACCAACTTCAATCCAGTACACGTTTTCATTTTGCGGTGGACGTTAAGTCTGCTCGCAAGCTCGGCATCCGTCCTCTGTCGTTGACGGGTGATGTTGATGTACCAGTCGAAGAGGACATCAGCCCTGATGGTGATGTACCATCACCCGTTGAAGACCTATCCGCTCCGAAGAATGTTGCCGAGGCTGGGATCGTGGCGCCGATGCGGCCGCCACGCGACCAAGAAAATCCTGCTGATCGTATAGCACGGTGGAAAACCAGTCTGCTCGATCTGAGCCTCCGAAACCGCTTACTCAACTTCAAAGATTCCAAGAAATCGATACCTCTGCTCTGTCCCGACATAGCGGGTCTGGAGGACGCCCTAGCCGCGAACGAAGCGTTTCGTGTGCGTTCTAAGCCCAAAACTTGGGATACATCCGATCCTCGAGATGCAGCATTGCATCGGGAGCAGACCGGTGGGGATGCCCTGGCCGATTACCTGCGTGAGGAGATGTCCCAGAAACGCCTGCACGCCAATATTACCGATCGTGAACTGGCCGCCCGGCTTACCCAAGTAGAGCGGGCAGCCCGTCTCGGGCTTGAAGAGAGTGGTGCGAATACACTATTTCTCGCCGTCGGTTTTCTCGTCTGGACGGAAGATAAAAAAAGTGCCATCGAGCGCCGCGCGCCGATCCTCCTCATTCCGATGAATATAGAGCGCCAATCCGTTCGCGAAGGCTTCCGTATCCAACGAATCGATGAAGAATCGCGTATCAATATCACGCTTCTCCAAAAACTCGAGATGGACTTCGGAATAGTCATCAACAGCCTGGATCCTCTGCCCGAAGACGAATCTGGTCTGGATGTTCCAAAAATCCTGCGAATCATCCGCCAGGCAGTCAAACGCGAGCCACGATGGAAAGTTGAGGAGAGTGCCAGTCTGACTATCCTTACGTTCTCCCGATTCCTGATGTGGTTGGATCTTGAAGCGAACGCCGACGAACTCAAGAAGAACGCGATTGTGCACCACTTGGTCGAATCTGCGAATGAGCCCTTCGATCCCGGAGCTACTTTTCCTAAATTGGAGACACTCGATGATAAGTATCAACCGTCGGGTACATTCTGCCCACTGCACGCCGACACGTCCCAGCTTCGTGCCGTCTACGCCGCAGCGGAGGGTCGTACATTTGTTTTACAAGGCCCTCCAGGTACCGGAAAATCCCAGACGATCACAAATCTGATCGCGCATTGCCTGACGACTGGGAAGCGCGTGTTGTTCGTTGCCCAAAAGCGGGCGGCACTCAATGTGGTGTACAAACGCCTTTCAGATATCGGGCTGGGTCCTTTCTGCCTGGAGTTGCACTCGAACAAGACCACTAAAGAATCTTTCCGCGCACAGCTGCGAGAAGCCCTCAATATTGCCGGGGGCGTTTCCAGCGAGCGCTGGGAGGCACAGACAAGCCGCCTTGCCGAGCAGCGACGAGCGCTGAATGAATATGTGCGCGAACTCCATGAGCCCAGGGCGTTCGGAAAAAGTGCGTATTGGATCATTTCCCGGCTTATCGGTTTCAGTGGCGAGCCGAAAATCACATTGGATCTTGGCGAGCCCAGCGGACGGACGCACGAAGAGTTCGAAAGGATGCGGTCCGTTGTGCATGAGATGGCTGAAGCTGCCCGAATATCCGGCCCCCCTGCAGGGCACCCACTCGCTGCGGTGCGTCTATCCGCATGGAACTACGGCATTGAGGACGAGGTGAATACAGCAATCAAGGCTTCCGAGGAGGCCTACCGGAACCTAAAGTTGGCTGCGTCGCTGACGTTGCTGGATCTGGGACTCACAGTTGACAATGCTTCGATTTCCGAGCTCCGGCTTGCAAGTGAGTTGACGGCTCTATTGGAAACCTCGCCAAATAATATTACTCAGGAAATCCTTTCGGAGCCAAACTGGCAGGGAATTAAGTCCGAGTTGACCGAGTTGATAAATCTGGGACGGGGATGCTCGGAGAGGCGGTCAATACTGTTGGAATCGAATACCGAAGGGATCCTCGCACTCAACCTTCCCGCATTGATCGAGACTCTGAGGTCAAGCAAAGAAGCTTGGTTCTGGAAAAAATGGCGCATGAGAAGCTTCGTCCGGAAGACCGTGCGGCCGGTACGCAAGGATGGCAAAAAGCCAAAAGACCTACCTGCCCTGGAAGAAGAACTCGGCCAGGCGTTAACCGTAGTAGAGGAGAGCGCTCAACTGGGATCCAAGGAGGAAATCCTTTCACGATGTTTCGGTTCCTCGTGGCAGGGCGTAGACTCTCAGTGGGACGCGCTGCACCAGGTCGTGGAGTGGACAGATACGTTTCGCACGGTCATCGATCATGCACCAGGCTCCGACCTGGAGGCGAAACTGAAAACCAGAGGGACGTGGATGCGCCTTGCTACGGAAGGCCGCACGTTGTTTGCCGCAGATGCTCCCGCTGCACAGCAGGCCAAAGCTTTCCGGGAGGCCCTCCAGGTAGCTGAGAACCGGCAAACAATTCTCGGCAGTCTGCTGCAACTGGATACCCGGGCGGCATGGGTTGAGGAGACTGATGGCGGGATGTTCGAGACAACCCAGACGACGATAGGAAATCTGGCAGCGAACCTGTCGCGCCTACGCGAGTGGACTGTTTACCAAGGATCTCGCGCGGAGATGGCAGAGCTTCGTCTTGTGGAGCTCGCGGATGCCCTTGATAACGGTGAAATTGGTGTCCGCCAACTGGGATTTGTGTTTGAACACTCCTTTGCCGACTGGTGGGCGAGGAATATCTTGAAGTCAATACCATCACTCACCGGATTCATCGGGGAACGGCACGACATGAAGATCCGAGAATTCCGCGATCACGAAGCCAGGATCGCCGACCTGACCAGGCAAGAGACCTTTGCTCGAATCGCTAACAGGATGCCCCGTGCAGCTGCCGGGTTGCGTACGCCTGCCAGCTCGGAAGCTGGGATGCTTCAGCGATTTGCACAAGGAGGGCGCAAAACGATCAGGCGAATATTCAGGGACTGTCCGAATGCGCTGGCCAAGTATAAACCTTGCGTTCTCATGAGTCCGCTTTCAGTGGCACAGTTCATTGGCGCGGACTTCCCGAAGTTCGACATCGTCGTATTCGACGAAGCGTCGCAAATGCCAACATACGACGCCATCGGAGCTATCGCGCGAGGGAATCAGCTCCTTGTGGTCGGCGATTCCCGTCAGCTACCACCAACGAGCTTCTTCGAGCGGCAGAAGGGTGATGGGGAATATAACGAAGATGATTTGCCGGAGGAATTGGAAAGCATCCTTGAGGAGGCTGAAGCAGCGGGAATAAAACCCCTGCGCCTCGACTGGCATTACCGCAGCAGGCACGAGAGTCTGATAGCATTCAGTAACCGTCAATACTATGAAAACCGGCTTCATACCTTTCCTGCCGCTCTGGCGGAGCACCCAAGCTTTGGAGTGCGCTGGTGTGAAGTTCCTGACGGTGTGTATGACTATGGAAAATCGCGAACGAACCGCAAGGAGGCGGAAGCTGTAGTCGCCGAAATCGTTCGCCGGCTGCGCAATCCACAGGAGCAGAACGACTCCCTTGGCGTAGTGACCTTTAGTCAAGCGCAGCAGGGGCTTATCGAGGATCTCCTGGATGCTGCGCGAGGCGAGAACCCGGAGATTGAGCCATACTTCACGACAATTCCCGAACCCGTTTTCGTCAAGAACCTTGAGACGGTCCAGGGAGACGAGCGGGATGTGATCCTGTTCTCAATCTGCTACGGTCCGGATATATCTGGGATTACCAGAATGAACTTCGGCCCGCTGAACAACAAAGGCGGGGAGCATCGGCTCAACGTAGCCATTACGCGGGCGCGCAAACAATTATTGGTCTTTTCGAGGCTGGCACCGGAGCAGATTGATCTGTCCAGGACTGAGGCAGCAGGTGTGCACCACCTACGGGCCTTCCTGGATTACGCGAAGCGAGGACCGGTCGCATTCGCAGAAGAGGTGTCCCCAACGACCGGGGAGGTGGAATCCTACTTCGAACAGTCGGTGCTGGATGAGTTGACCAAAAAGGGCTGGCGTGTGGACGCACAAGTGGGCTGTTCAGGGTATCGGATTGATCTGGCCGTCCGTGATCCCGATGCCCCCGGTCGTTATATTTTGGGGGTGGAGTGCGACGGCGCGAACTATCATAGCGCAAAATCAGCACGTGATCGTGACCGGCTTCGCCAAGCTGTGTTGGAGGGATTGGGCTGGCGGCTGCATCGCATCTGGTCGACCGATTGGTGGCTGAAACGTGACAGGGAAATCGCGAAACTTGAAGAGGCACTCAGGGCAGCAAAGCGAAAAGTAGACGTAGCCGACGATGTTGATCTAAGCCCTCCTTCAAACGTTCCTCCGAAGCACGAATCAACCAATTCACCAGCCCAACATGATATGAATCTTCGGTACGCAAGAGATGCGGCTTCCGTTGAGCATAAACCTGTCGATCCAATTCCTGTTGTTGCCGAACTGCCGGGACAGTCAACCTATCGGTGCCACAAACCACTGTTTACAAAGACATTCTCGGGTGAGCTTCACGATCCGAATAACGCACGCAAAGTGCGCGACCTGGTCAGATCGATCATTGATACGGAGGCACCCTTGTTGTTTGATGTGCTCTGTGCAGAGGTAGCGTCCTTCTGGGGGCTAAAAAGAACTGGGAGCCGAATTCGGTCAGTGGTAAAAGACGCTGTGAAGCAGAACGGACTTCTCGTTCGCCGGTCAGGGAAACATGCGTTCATCTGGACGAAAAAGTTAGCTGAGGAGCCCTATAATAGATACCGCATCCCTGGCAAGAATGATTCAAAGGTGCGAACTGCGGAGGAAATCTGTCCGGAGGAAATTGCCAATGCAGCAATCGAGATTCTCGCCATGCACATCAGCATGAGCCTGGATGATCTTACTAAAGAAACCGCCAATTTGTTTGGTATCATGAGACTCGGTGTCAATGTGAGGTCGTATTTCGAGGAAGGCATAGAACTCATTAAGAAAAGTGGGAAATGCAGACTGGAGGGCGAAAACATTGTTAAACTTTGA
- a CDS encoding PAS domain S-box protein yields the protein MAQTIKEKLKELEKQNRLLTENLVDAVWVINAGNLVCEYITPSVQNINGYTAEELTGKPIIGRLVPKSLKKAMVLLETSLIDYEHGKRNTRTVEFELTHKNGGSYWVEIQATLMEEAGRPLKVVGITRDITTRKKFELQLEEQNRKLAKTLAEKERLLKEIKVLQGLLPICSGCKRIRDDKGKWWPLDAYVEEHTGSEITHTICPDCKNVFFPNHGKKKRL from the coding sequence ATGGCCCAGACCATCAAGGAGAAACTTAAAGAACTGGAAAAACAGAATCGTCTCCTTACGGAAAATCTTGTGGATGCTGTCTGGGTAATCAATGCCGGGAATTTGGTCTGCGAATACATTACCCCTTCAGTCCAAAATATAAATGGATACACGGCTGAAGAACTCACAGGCAAACCAATCATAGGCCGACTTGTACCCAAGTCTCTGAAAAAGGCTATGGTGCTGTTGGAAACATCTTTGATCGATTACGAACACGGCAAACGGAACACACGCACAGTTGAATTTGAACTGACGCACAAGAACGGCGGTTCTTACTGGGTTGAGATACAGGCAACGCTTATGGAAGAGGCGGGTAGACCGCTCAAGGTTGTCGGTATCACGAGGGATATTACCACCCGGAAAAAGTTCGAACTGCAACTGGAAGAACAGAACCGGAAGCTTGCCAAGACATTGGCCGAAAAAGAACGCTTGTTGAAAGAGATCAAGGTGTTGCAAGGATTATTGCCTATTTGCAGTGGCTGCAAGCGCATCCGTGATGATAAAGGGAAGTGGTGGCCTTTGGACGCATACGTGGAAGAACACACAGGCTCGGAAATCACCCATACCATCTGCCCAGATTGTAAAAATGTGTTTTTCCCGAACCACGGAAAAAAGAAGAGGTTGTAA